The sequence GGTGCATGATGGCTGGCTTAATACACTAACTATCAAAAAATAAAGCTATTTATTAACACTTTAACCATGACAGTGCATGATAGCTACTATATTATGCTTTTCTAAATTTAGTCCGTCAATTACCAATTATAACAGATATAACAAATGGAGATCATTTTTGGGGTTATTTTTCATTTTATAGGCGGCTTTGCCTCCGGAAGTTTTTACATACCTTATAAAAAGGTAACAGGGTGGGCCTGGGAAAGCTTCTGGATAGTAGGCGGCCTGTTCTCATGGCTTATCGTGCCGCCATTGGCAGCATGGTTAACTATTCCGCATTTTATGGATATTATCAGGAGTGCTGATAGTAGTGTGTTAACGTACACTTATATTTTTGGCGTACTGTGGGGGATTGGCGGTTTAACTTATGGTTTAGGTGTGCGCTACCTGGGTGTATCCTTAGGCAGCACCATTATATTAGGCTTATGTTCGGTATTCGGTTCACTTGTGCCGTCTATATATTACCAGTTCAAACCGCAGCCGGGTAAAGACACTATCGAAACACTGGCTACTACGCAATGGGGACAATGGGTGCTGGTTGGTATAGTAGTTTGCGTAGTGGGTATTATTATATGCGGCAGGGCAGGTAGTTTAAAAGAAAGGGAACTTTCTAAAGATCAGGAAGTCGCAACCAATAACAGCGATTATAAGTTTGGCCTGGGTATTACCGTAGCTATCATATCGGGTGTGTTGAGCGCCTGCTTCGCCTTCGGTATAGATGCCGGTAAAAGCATGGCTAATATCGCCAATGATGCATGGAAGGCTATTCACCCTAACCAGGGTAATTTCCTTTATCAAAACAATGTTACTTATGTAGTGATACTTTGGGGCGGTTTAACCACTAACTTTATATGGTGTATGATATTGAACGCGCGTAACAAAACGTTCGGTAACTACACTGATAGCAGAACCCCCTTATTAAAAAACTATTTGTTTTCGGCACTGGCCGGTACTACCTGGTTCCTGCAGTTCTTTTTCTACGGCATGGGCGAAAGCCGCTTAGGCAATGGCGCCAGCTCGTGGATATTACACATGGCCTTTATCATCCTGATTGCCAACACCTGGGGATTGGTGCTGAAGGAATGGAAAGGCGTTAGCAAGAAAGCATTTACAACTGTTATAGTAGGTATTATCACCATCATACTTTCGGTAGTGATAGTAGGCTACGGCAACTCTATAAAACCTTAATTTTTTATATTAAACACAATATGTCAGTTAACACGATTGATTTTAAGCATGTAAGTTACCTGTGGGATGATGCAAAGGCGGCAGAGCTGGCCGGCGATGAGGTAGCACTATTAATATACCGTTCTAACCTGTTGGGCGCCGATCTGCGTTTAACCAACTATGGCGGCGGTAATACTTCGTGCAAAGCCATGGCCAAAGACCCCCTGACCGGTGAGGAAGTAGAAGTGATGTGGATAAAAGGTTCGGGTGGCGACATCGGTACGCTGAAAAAAAGTGGTTTAGCCGCTTTGTATGTAGACCGTTTGCGCAGCCTGAAAAATGTCTACCGTGGCATCGAGCACGAAGACGAAATGGTTGAGCTGTTTAACCATTGCATTTACGACCTTGCTTCAAAAGCCCCTTCAATTGATACCCCGCTGCATGGTTTCCTGCCATTTAAGCACATCGACCACCTGCACCCCGACGCGGCTATCGCGATAGCTGCCGCTAAGGATGGCAAAAAGATCACCGAAGAATTATTCGGTGGTACTATTGGTTGGGTTGAGTGGCAAAAACCAGGTTTCGACCTTGGCCTGCAACTGAAACAATGCCTTGATGAGAACCCGGGCATCCGTGGTATCATGCTGGGCTCGCACGGTTTGTTCACCTGGGGTGATACCGCTTACGAAAGCTATATGAACACCCTTGAGGTAATTGAGCAATGTGCTGAATACCTGGAGCAAAACTATGGTAAAAAAGGCCCGGTATTTGGCGGCCAGAAAATAGAGAGCTTAGAAGCCGAAGCTCGTAAAGCACAGGCAGTTGCTTTAGCGCCGATACTGCGTGGTTTCTGCTCGTCAAAAACCAAAATGATCGGTCACTTTACCGATGATGCCCGTGTATTAGAGTTCACCAACTCTA comes from Mucilaginibacter mali and encodes:
- the rhaT gene encoding L-rhamnose/proton symporter RhaT: MEIIFGVIFHFIGGFASGSFYIPYKKVTGWAWESFWIVGGLFSWLIVPPLAAWLTIPHFMDIIRSADSSVLTYTYIFGVLWGIGGLTYGLGVRYLGVSLGSTIILGLCSVFGSLVPSIYYQFKPQPGKDTIETLATTQWGQWVLVGIVVCVVGIIICGRAGSLKERELSKDQEVATNNSDYKFGLGITVAIISGVLSACFAFGIDAGKSMANIANDAWKAIHPNQGNFLYQNNVTYVVILWGGLTTNFIWCMILNARNKTFGNYTDSRTPLLKNYLFSALAGTTWFLQFFFYGMGESRLGNGASSWILHMAFIILIANTWGLVLKEWKGVSKKAFTTVIVGIITIILSVVIVGYGNSIKP